A genomic region of Fusarium oxysporum Fo47 chromosome VI, complete sequence contains the following coding sequences:
- a CDS encoding anaphase-promoting complex subunit 5-domain-containing protein, which produces MARYLNPAKIGLLALVELYVEGAVPSDAILPVLSFVTSHLVDHSSPKTSADQSERWSKAEKTVSLVISIKEFEKLLGSYPFLMGMPGRRLWDQFLGKLWDINSLDALHKFFDNLSGLLAKTKEERQRLAELGQPVEEEEGIRLSANSPFGAFVRRSRLEYQRLRFHDCTELWKHFVRYRQPTAPYLKRKIPGFGRLSFDNVLLVGEQEDWDLKSVMDLASVAYGDMLTGDQSGSLPVSTDDIESLLEFQIEQMQKFGNRIPLEIRHQFHDLLNDSYLIPSLTHYLKFLDAWRAGDYPTAFDYLHRYFDYTMQNRDRLFYQYALMNLAVLQADFGCYKEAVAAMLETVSTARENRDMTCLNFALNWLFHFGRAHPDLVQNLESNSLLGTGKESLAFLRVKARETGMFTLWSSVLLSEAKLGLLNGDSVATAFESIVRSSHIIVERNMNNMFGSHLSLTSALWDRLGLSTLSSATCEVFLKCHARNAIFDDELKLTCRLALLLASRGKYDDAMTKLEDLEDNSLRSWKPSQYWHKYRGVIKLKRDLHHNNLEGAERLLSQILQSKTDDLEPDMAFLVDTLHIDYLTRRGDLQAAFAKVDSMMSQLENEKKDVVLKVKLLLLKASLLDKCGRPQRGFTTAMRAASISWGARLIPCLWQAIGSVSNILVSLKEFEAASQLLLAVIPRSLECETESLTAQLYSYLADANMGLAGNCEPKSAKRSEYMTKALAAVQKSFDHYSSIEDINMQCQMMAKKAMIMKLTGDMVLAADYAAAYVSLRKTAESLSLDG; this is translated from the exons ATGGCCCGCTATCTCAACCCGGCCAAGATTGGCCTTCTCGCTCTCGTAGAGCTCTACGTTGAAGGAGCTGTACCAAGTGATGCTATCCTTCCTGTGCTCTCTTTCGTCACCTCTCATCTTGTGGATCATTCTTCACCAAAAACATCCGCCGATCAGTCCGAAAGATGGAGCAAGGCAGAGAAAACCGTCAGCCTCGTCATAAGCATTAAagagtttgagaagcttcttgggAGCTACCCCTTTCTCATGGGCATGCCTGGACGGAGGTTATGGGACCAGTTCTTGGGCAAACTATGGGATATCAACTCATTGGACGCGCTGCACAAATTTTTCGACAACCTATCCGGCTTGTTGGCCAAAACCAAGGAGGAGCGTCAGAGACTGGCTGAGTTGGGCCAGCCagtggaagaggaagaaggcatCAGGCTCTCAGCGAACTCTCCCTTTGGGGCTTTTGTGCGCAGATCGCGACTTGAGTACCAGCGATTACGCTTCCACGACTGCACAGAGCTATGGAAACATTTCGTGCGATATCGACAACCAACAGCCCCTTATCTCAAGCGCAAGATCCCAGGCTTCGGACGGCTGAGTTTCGACAATGTTCTCTTGGTGGGCGAGCAGGAAGATTGGGACCTCAAGAGCGTTATGGACTTGGCCTCTGTGGCGTACGGTGATATGCTCACAGGAGACCAAAGTGGATCGCTCCCTGTGAGCACAGATGACATCGAGAGCCTCCTGGAGTTCCAAATCGAGCAGATGCAGA AATTTGGAAACAGAATACCCCTCGAAATCCGTCATCAGTTTCATGATCTACTCAACGACAGCTATCTCATTCCTAGTCTCACACATTATCTCAA ATTCCTTGATGCGTGGAGAGCTGGAGACTATCCCACTGCATTCGACTATCTGCACCGCTACTTTGACTACACCATGCAGAACAGAGATCGTCTGTTCTACCAATACGCTTTGATGAACTTGGCTGTTTTGCAAGCCGACTTTGGTTGTTACAAAGAAGCTGTAGCAGCCATGCTTGAAACCGTGTCGACAGCGCGAGAGAACCGAGACATGACTTGCCTCAACTTCGCCTTGAACTGGCTCTTCCACTTCGGTCGTGCACATCCCGATCTCGTCCAGAATTTGGAATCGAACAGCCTGCTCGGTACTGGCAAAGAAAGCTTGGCCTTTCTCCGTGTTAAGGCCAGAGAGACAGGGATGTTCACGCTATGGAGCTCTGTTCTCCTCAGCGAAGCAAAGCTCGGACTATTGAACGGTGACAGTGTGGCTACGGCTTTTGAGTCAATTGTGCGAAGCTCTCACATCATCGTAGAGAGGAACATGAACAACATGTTTGGGTCACACCTTTCTCTCACTTCAGCTCTATGGGACAGGCTTGGGCTCTCGACCCTGTCGTCAGCGACCTGCGAGGTCTTCCTGAAATGCCACGCCCGCAATGCCATCTTCGATGATGAGCTGAAGTTGACTTGCCGACTCGCTCTATTACTTGCTTCACGAGGAAAATATGACGATGCAATGACTAAACTGGAAGACTTGGAGGATAATTCACTGAGATCCTGGAAGCCCAGTCAGTATTGGCACAAGTACCGAGGTGTCATCAAGCTGAAAAGAGACTTACATCACAACAATCTCGAAGGAGCTGAACGGCTTCTATCTCAGATCCTCCAATCAAAGACGGATGACCTTGAACCTGATATGGCGTTTTTGGTGGACACCCTCCACATTGACTATCTCACTCGTCGTGGAGATCTTCAAGCAGCCTTTGCAAAAGTCGACAGTATGATGTCGCAACTAgagaatgagaagaaggatgtggtactcaaggtcaagctccTACTCCTAAAAGCCTCCCTTCTTGACAAGTGTGGCCGGCCGCAACGAGGGTTCACAACAGCGATGCGGGCAGCGAGTATATCGTGGGGAGCTCGTCTCATACCCTGCCTCTGGCAGGCGATTGGTTCTGTGTCGAATATTTTGGTCTCTTTGAAGGAATTTGAAGcagcttctcagcttctGTTGGCCGTCATACCCCGTTCCCTGGAGTGTGAGACTGAGAGTCTGACAGCCCAGCTCTACAGCTACCTCGCCGATGCCAACATGGGACTTGCTGGTAATTGCGAACCCAAGTCAGCCAAACGATCGGAATACATGACAAAAGCTCTCGCAGCTGTACAGAAGTCTTTCGATCATTACTCAAGCATCGAAGACATCAACATGCAATGCCAAATGATGGCAAAGAAGGCAATGATCATGAAGCTGACTGGGGATATGGTTCTGGCTGCAGACTACGCCGCAGCGTACGTGTCATTGCGGAAAACTGCTGAATCACTCAGTCTTGACGGGTAG
- a CDS encoding complex I intermediate-associated protein 30-domain-containing protein — translation MRASQTLFSRGFFGRSMDELRRRTQIAVSFEAIKGATQPKPLYEFNTADSVRDCIVMTDKTIGGFSESNFDFHKSTDINNDPKIPSAYARFHGNISTRLPSDRPNIQRTGFAGFRSPDQRPTAFGRSMWDIDPYIYLALRVKSDGRSYFVNLQTESVEPSDLHQHRLFPKRPGQWETVLIKWNDFVRTNHGFVVEPQTEMLRQKVLTVGIGLTDRVDGPFELCIERVWATNDPSEVEVTEEPKAETVAEGGQLRNKKGEKVRW, via the exons ATGAGGGCCTCACAAACACTCTTCTCAAGAGGCTTCTTCGGCCGAAGTATGGATGAGCTCAGACGGCGCACGCAAATAG CTGTGAGCTTCGAGGCCATCAAAGGCGCTACACAGCCCAAGCCTCTTTACGAGTTCAACACCGCCGATAGCGTCCGCGACTGCATCGTCATGACTGACAAGACCATCGGTGGCTTCTCAGAGAGTAATTTCGACTTCCACAAGTCCAccgacatcaacaacgacCCCAAGATACCCTCCGCCTATGCCCGTTTTCATGGCAACATCTCTACTCGCCTCCCCTCCGACCGCCCCAATATCCAACGAACTGGCTTTGCCGGCTTTCGATCCCCAGACCAGAGGCCCACTGCTTTTGGCCGTTCCATGTGGGATATCGATCCATACATCTACCTCGCCCTGCGTGTCAAGTCAGATGGCCGCAGTTACTTCGTCAACTTACAAACCGAGAGTGTCGAACCATCAGATTTACATCAACATCGATTATTCCCTAAGCGTCCAGGCCAATGGGAAACAGTGTTGATAAAATGGAACGACTTTGTCAGGACGAATCACGGCTTTGTGGTGGAACCTCAGACTGAGATGCTTCGACAGAAGGTCTTGACCGTGGGTATTGGACTAACAGATCGTGTTGATGGTCCGTTTGAGCTGTGTATCGAGAGAGTGTGGGCCACCAATGATCCCAGTGAGGTAGAAGTGACAGAAGAACCCAAGGCTGAGACTGTGGCAGAGGGAGGCCAGCTAAGGAACAAGAAGGGCGAAAAAGTACGGTGGTAG